Proteins encoded in a region of the Candidatus Abyssobacteria bacterium SURF_5 genome:
- a CDS encoding cell division protein ZapA, which yields MNRPAAVTVTVLGTELSFRTEDPEYIKQLAAFVENEIRTVVDSGKISSQTKAVILAAFTMADELFRLRKEKEQVSKRIESMLEMASNMHWETPAAPPHPATEI from the coding sequence ATGAACCGACCCGCCGCCGTGACGGTCACCGTTCTCGGGACCGAGCTCAGTTTCAGAACCGAAGACCCCGAGTACATCAAACAGTTAGCCGCTTTTGTTGAAAACGAAATCCGCACAGTCGTGGATTCCGGAAAAATATCATCACAGACCAAGGCGGTTATCCTCGCGGCCTTTACCATGGCCGATGAATTGTTTCGGCTGCGCAAGGAAAAGGAACAGGTCTCCAAGCGAATCGAATCGATGCTTGAGATGGCATCAAATATGCACTGGGAGACTCCGGCGGCGCCGCCACATCCGGCCACGGAAATCTGA
- a CDS encoding MBL fold metallo-hydrolase: MFKQDLFASTSAGRNMIEIADRIYFIESENRGRYPNSHSLFVDDDLGMVIDPACREELMLELAASHKTSIILNTHYHEDHRIYNYCFTRAQLYTHELDARGYGSIEDFMQDFSVVNSDTLKNFWRDFLLDNCKYRPYTVAQTFSDGFQIDLGHTVVKTIHTPGHSAGHSCFYFPKEQVLYLGDIDLTSFGPWYASRNSDIDAWLTSIERVRRLKPKIVVTSHGDGLVTENLDARIQTYANTIHQRDNRILEFLQRPRTKEEILDLEIVYRRNHKSPDSFFYWDDRMMIEMHIFRLERQGRLKRLDRNYVIG; this comes from the coding sequence ATGTTCAAACAAGACTTATTCGCTTCAACCAGTGCAGGGAGAAACATGATCGAGATCGCCGACCGCATCTACTTCATCGAGTCCGAAAACAGAGGGCGCTATCCGAACTCGCACTCGCTGTTTGTCGATGACGATTTGGGTATGGTTATCGACCCGGCCTGCCGCGAAGAATTGATGCTTGAACTGGCTGCGAGTCATAAGACGAGTATCATCCTCAACACTCACTACCACGAAGACCACAGGATCTACAATTACTGCTTCACCCGCGCACAGCTTTACACACATGAGCTCGATGCCCGCGGCTACGGCTCAATCGAGGACTTCATGCAGGATTTCTCGGTTGTCAACAGCGATACGCTCAAGAACTTCTGGCGCGATTTTCTGCTCGACAACTGCAAATACCGCCCCTATACAGTCGCTCAGACTTTTTCCGACGGCTTCCAGATCGACCTCGGACATACCGTTGTCAAAACGATTCATACCCCCGGCCACTCCGCAGGCCACAGTTGCTTTTATTTCCCCAAGGAACAGGTGCTGTACCTGGGCGATATCGACCTCACCTCCTTCGGGCCATGGTACGCCAGCCGGAATTCCGATATCGACGCCTGGCTGACCTCGATCGAGCGCGTCCGCCGGTTGAAACCTAAAATCGTGGTTACCTCGCATGGCGACGGCCTGGTGACTGAGAACCTCGACGCCCGAATCCAGACGTATGCTAATACAATTCATCAGCGCGATAACCGCATCCTCGAGTTCCTGCAGCGCCCCCGCACAAAAGAGGAGATTCTGGACCTCGAAATCGTCTACCGGCGCAATCATAAATCACCCGACTCTTTCTTCTACTGGGATGACCGTATGATGATAGAAATGCACATTTTTCGGCTGGAACGGCAGGGTCGATTGAAAAGACTTGACAGAAATTATGTTATAGGATAA
- a CDS encoding beta-ketoacyl-[acyl-carrier-protein] synthase family protein, whose amino-acid sequence MGPGNQGEGVGAVNRRCVVTGLGVVSSVGIGKEAFWDSLVHGRSGVSYITRFDTSKLPVHHGGEVKNFNPTDYMDELRAQMSGRYVHFAVAGTKLALEDAGIEPDMYDRSRMVMYGGSTAPAADSIESHLRIAITDDPFNAPPYALASIAMHSAIGEAAQTANVFDSSTTISTHCTSGLNAIGFGLDEIRKGRKDIVVAGATDCTLTYYAFISYILAGLLVPEEGVPPEKIMRPYDKNRRGGVMAEGAGFLVLEDLEHARARGAHIYGEIIGHGYKDKINLSKSTMLTMSSAIRAALANARVRPTDVDYVLANGNSTIVQDKMETRTLKEVFGEHAYRLPVSAIKSTIGIPNSAIGPMQVIAACLAFESNLIPPTINYETPDPECDLDYVPNHARFNRVNMAVVNNYGMDGACAAVLVKRYGNGEAVSFGGRDGACKSDGDS is encoded by the coding sequence ATGGGACCGGGTAATCAGGGAGAAGGAGTAGGAGCGGTGAACAGGCGTTGCGTAGTGACAGGACTGGGCGTGGTTTCATCGGTGGGGATCGGCAAGGAAGCGTTTTGGGATTCACTCGTTCATGGACGTTCGGGCGTTTCCTATATTACGCGCTTCGATACATCAAAACTGCCGGTTCATCATGGCGGCGAAGTAAAGAACTTCAATCCCACAGACTATATGGACGAACTCCGGGCGCAAATGTCCGGCCGTTACGTTCATTTTGCCGTTGCGGGCACAAAATTGGCGCTCGAGGACGCCGGCATCGAGCCTGATATGTATGACCGGTCCAGAATGGTCATGTATGGCGGCTCGACCGCGCCGGCGGCTGATTCTATCGAGAGCCACCTTCGAATCGCAATCACCGACGACCCGTTCAATGCGCCCCCCTATGCGCTTGCCTCTATCGCAATGCATTCCGCCATAGGAGAAGCCGCCCAGACCGCAAATGTTTTCGATTCCTCGACCACAATCTCCACACACTGCACTTCCGGCCTGAACGCCATAGGGTTCGGACTCGATGAGATTCGCAAGGGTCGAAAGGATATTGTGGTGGCCGGCGCAACCGATTGTACGCTCACCTACTACGCTTTCATCAGCTATATCCTCGCGGGTCTGCTGGTGCCGGAGGAAGGGGTTCCACCCGAGAAGATCATGCGCCCGTATGACAAGAACCGTCGCGGCGGCGTGATGGCGGAGGGAGCGGGATTCCTCGTGCTTGAGGACCTGGAACATGCGCGCGCTCGCGGGGCTCACATTTACGGCGAAATCATTGGACACGGGTATAAAGATAAAATCAACCTGTCGAAGTCGACAATGCTGACAATGTCCAGCGCCATCAGGGCGGCGCTTGCCAACGCACGAGTAAGACCAACCGACGTGGACTACGTTCTGGCGAACGGCAATTCAACTATCGTGCAAGATAAGATGGAGACAAGGACCCTGAAGGAGGTATTCGGCGAGCACGCTTATCGATTGCCCGTGAGCGCCATAAAGTCAACGATTGGCATACCGAATTCAGCCATCGGTCCGATGCAGGTGATCGCTGCTTGCCTCGCGTTTGAATCCAACCTGATCCCTCCCACGATCAATTATGAAACCCCCGACCCCGAATGCGACCTCGACTACGTCCCAAATCACGCGCGGTTCAATCGGGTGAATATGGCGGTTGTCAATAATTATGGCATGGACGGCGCCTGCGCCGCCGTACTCGTTAAGAGATACGGCAACGGGGAGGCCGTCTCATTTGGCGGCAGAGACGGCGCATGCAAAAGTGACGGCGACAGCTGA
- a CDS encoding PAS domain-containing protein — translation MDPKPISILVTALFIFILGTYVFAKNSKKIINISFLGLAYSCGLWALALFTISIETRYEVLKFAGHMAFATGALLTCNFLLFAYVFPDKRDEFPPLRTLLIICAPGALMALLSFTPFIMKDIAYEGEKVRPVYGAGIYILMLYHVACAFIGFFLLARKFLKTKVRFERVQLKYTFWGTLLSAIGIVTFALLLPIAGVSQYSGPLSAVFIVIASASLSYAIVRHRLMDLGVVFRNVLIYIGTVAALGAVMGLVTLFTPVLRLQLEAVAFLSVLAASLLVYPVRNGIETLVDRFFFHGRYNYQAALTEFSHSMTKILDLEDLQNRIVHEVASILQVKSATILLHETGEKKYTVRAAIPIELADAHHEIGADSLIIRQMMQDHTLLVKEEMKRSLPVSRFQPIESEFDQIHAEVIIPLFYREDLLGLLTLGEKISSDIYSVEDINLLVTLGNQAAVALENALLHHTVIMLKNHNDNILKYMSSGVVAIDKNRMINTCNDKAREILRLPQDGVIHGKIDLLPSPLREMLSDTLAGKNRYSNQEVQILSPKGSICYLSASTSLIKEEKGVVTGALLVVNDLTEIRILEGEMWRADKLASLGTLAAGMAHEIKNPLVSIKTFAQLLPTRFEDTEFREKFSSITVDEVERINSLVEKLLEFARPTAPLFETADIIDLIEEVLLLLSNETSKVGVTVVRNFDVDSAPIVCDKSQFKQALLNLCLNALQAIEASRNNSHKELRVSVSLRKSRYSGGTSRDQVSEMFYGLDIPATIDDAQTVVIKVRDSGQGISRKNLGRIFDPFFTTKEKGLGLGLAVVHGIIKEHSGSITVDSKENVGTEFTISLPVTQIFAKERA, via the coding sequence ATGGATCCGAAACCGATAAGCATTCTCGTTACTGCACTTTTCATTTTCATTCTCGGCACCTATGTCTTCGCCAAGAATTCCAAAAAGATCATTAATATCTCCTTCCTTGGCCTCGCCTATAGCTGCGGCCTGTGGGCGCTCGCGCTGTTCACCATCAGTATCGAAACCCGCTATGAGGTGTTGAAGTTTGCGGGCCATATGGCATTCGCCACCGGCGCGCTCCTCACCTGCAATTTCCTTCTGTTCGCGTATGTGTTCCCGGATAAAAGAGATGAATTCCCGCCGCTGCGAACACTGCTCATCATCTGTGCGCCGGGCGCTCTCATGGCGCTGCTCAGTTTTACGCCTTTTATCATGAAAGATATTGCGTACGAAGGCGAGAAGGTCAGGCCGGTATACGGGGCCGGCATCTACATATTGATGTTGTACCACGTCGCCTGCGCCTTCATCGGTTTTTTCCTGCTGGCGCGGAAATTCCTCAAAACGAAAGTCCGCTTTGAGAGGGTGCAACTGAAATACACCTTCTGGGGAACCCTGCTTTCGGCCATCGGAATCGTCACGTTTGCGCTGCTTCTGCCCATTGCCGGCGTCTCTCAGTATTCGGGTCCCTTGAGCGCAGTCTTTATCGTGATTGCCAGCGCAAGCCTATCATACGCCATCGTGCGGCACCGCCTGATGGATCTGGGCGTGGTTTTCAGAAATGTCCTCATCTATATCGGAACGGTCGCGGCGCTTGGCGCCGTTATGGGACTGGTGACTCTCTTCACCCCTGTCCTGCGCCTGCAGCTCGAAGCAGTTGCCTTCCTCTCGGTTCTGGCGGCTTCGCTCCTGGTGTATCCTGTGCGCAACGGCATCGAGACGCTCGTGGACAGGTTCTTCTTTCACGGCCGCTACAATTATCAGGCCGCCCTGACCGAGTTCAGCCATTCGATGACGAAAATCCTGGACCTCGAAGACCTGCAGAACCGGATCGTCCATGAGGTGGCCTCCATCCTGCAGGTAAAAAGCGCCACCATCTTGCTTCACGAGACGGGCGAGAAGAAATACACGGTGAGAGCCGCGATACCCATAGAACTTGCTGATGCTCACCATGAGATCGGCGCAGACAGCCTCATTATCCGGCAGATGATGCAGGATCACACGCTGCTCGTGAAAGAGGAAATGAAACGCTCGCTTCCGGTCTCCCGATTTCAGCCGATCGAGAGCGAGTTCGACCAGATACACGCAGAGGTGATCATCCCGCTGTTCTATCGCGAAGATCTGCTCGGACTGCTCACATTGGGCGAGAAAATCTCGTCCGATATCTACTCGGTCGAGGACATCAATCTGCTCGTCACGCTCGGCAATCAGGCCGCCGTCGCGCTGGAGAACGCACTGCTGCACCACACCGTCATCATGCTCAAGAATCACAACGACAACATCCTCAAGTACATGAGCAGCGGAGTCGTCGCCATCGACAAGAACCGGATGATCAACACCTGCAACGACAAAGCCAGGGAAATTCTGCGACTCCCCCAGGACGGCGTCATCCATGGCAAGATCGATCTGCTTCCGTCTCCCCTGCGCGAGATGCTTTCCGACACCCTCGCCGGCAAGAACCGGTACTCGAATCAGGAGGTGCAGATATTATCACCCAAAGGCTCGATCTGTTATCTGAGCGCAAGCACATCGCTGATCAAGGAAGAGAAGGGCGTCGTGACCGGCGCACTGCTGGTGGTAAACGACCTGACCGAGATCAGGATTCTTGAGGGCGAGATGTGGCGGGCAGACAAGCTGGCCTCTCTGGGCACACTTGCCGCCGGCATGGCGCACGAAATCAAGAACCCGCTCGTCTCCATCAAGACCTTCGCCCAGTTGCTGCCCACCCGCTTCGAAGATACGGAATTCCGCGAAAAATTCTCATCCATAACGGTTGACGAGGTCGAGCGAATAAATTCTCTGGTGGAAAAACTCCTCGAATTCGCGCGACCGACGGCGCCGCTTTTTGAGACGGCTGACATCATCGACCTCATCGAAGAGGTCCTGCTCCTGCTCAGCAACGAGACGTCGAAGGTGGGCGTGACGGTCGTCCGTAATTTTGACGTCGATTCCGCTCCCATCGTCTGCGATAAGAGCCAGTTTAAGCAGGCCCTGCTCAATTTGTGCCTGAACGCGCTGCAGGCGATCGAGGCGTCCCGCAACAATTCCCATAAGGAATTGCGCGTCAGCGTCTCGCTCAGGAAAAGCAGATACTCCGGCGGGACTTCCCGCGACCAGGTCTCGGAGATGTTCTACGGCCTGGACATACCGGCCACCATCGATGACGCCCAGACCGTTGTCATCAAGGTGCGTGATTCAGGACAGGGCATCAGTCGCAAGAACCTCGGCAGGATTTTCGATCCGTTCTTTACGACGAAAGAAAAAGGGCTGGGGCTGGGACTGGCCGTCGTTCACGGAATCATCAAGGAACACTCGGGCAGCATCACCGTAGACAGCAAAGAGAATGTGGGGACCGAGTTCACCATCTCGCTGCCGGTGACACAGATATTCGCGAAGGAGAGGGCATGA
- a CDS encoding response regulator has translation MDVVVIASNENSIQESLRMLLGERYMVLVARSLPQLINIVNDHPVDVVILDEFLGAENCAWAFDQLRSVSPEITCIVLALQTISEAASELRAKGAYDIVSKPFDREVLLTVISRAVERSRLMARLAAAKQPVRTTEPLPFDAVEPSSERKEMLDSLRRFLRAVTDVLAPERLHALVLDAVVEMFSLNKAVLLLWNEEKQRMVMKAAVGLQVTGLEGYEAPWKSLMQWLHRHDQILNLDDPAREAEPGEMLEVRKEMALLQGRLCVPLTAKGKMSGVLVLGRKITGKRLSDVEIEFLYLLSQQIAAIIENARHHRAVLVQKERYKDILQGVTSGLIATDAAGRLLLLNKAAEQILKVKAADVTGHDVQRIGSMFADIVNRTLREGKSFCRHEVTDPATKALLGISTSVLTDDAGKPVGAVALFTDLSTVKSHAGMDVDEAWQRCALCMAQEIKNPLVAIRTFTQLFPQNYADEKFRTEFAQIALKEIDKLDAVVEKLLKFSQPLQLRPEQGNINNLIEEALNQALQDADKPNVVINKNFETANGIGMFDRNLLGEAFVQVFRNALDSMPSGGTLNISAATRTGETSAAGAQGNGSSVPTVTEICISDSGSGIAPEDMGNLFKPFYSKKVKGMGLGLAISRKIIQGHKGDISVLSEPNRGTTVKVVLPHGA, from the coding sequence ATGGATGTAGTCGTCATTGCATCAAATGAAAACAGCATTCAGGAATCTCTCCGGATGCTGCTCGGCGAACGATACATGGTTCTGGTGGCGCGCTCGCTCCCGCAGCTCATCAATATCGTAAACGATCACCCGGTTGATGTGGTCATTCTCGATGAGTTCCTTGGGGCGGAGAACTGCGCCTGGGCGTTCGACCAACTGCGCTCGGTTTCGCCCGAGATTACCTGCATCGTGCTGGCGCTCCAGACCATATCCGAGGCGGCCAGCGAGCTGCGCGCCAAAGGCGCATACGATATCGTGAGCAAACCCTTTGACCGCGAGGTCCTCCTGACCGTTATCTCGCGGGCGGTCGAAAGATCGCGCCTGATGGCGCGGCTGGCGGCGGCAAAACAACCCGTCCGCACCACCGAACCGCTCCCCTTCGACGCCGTCGAACCGTCGAGCGAGCGAAAGGAGATGCTCGATTCGCTGCGACGATTCCTGCGGGCCGTCACCGACGTGCTTGCGCCCGAGCGCCTGCATGCCCTCGTGCTCGATGCGGTCGTCGAGATGTTCTCGCTCAATAAGGCCGTCCTGCTCCTCTGGAACGAGGAAAAACAGCGGATGGTGATGAAGGCGGCGGTGGGCCTCCAGGTGACCGGCCTCGAAGGGTACGAGGCGCCGTGGAAAAGCCTGATGCAGTGGCTCCACCGGCACGACCAGATTCTCAATCTTGACGACCCGGCGCGGGAGGCCGAGCCGGGCGAGATGCTCGAAGTGCGGAAAGAAATGGCCCTGCTCCAAGGCCGCCTGTGCGTGCCGCTGACGGCAAAAGGAAAAATGAGCGGCGTGCTCGTGCTGGGCAGGAAGATAACCGGAAAACGCCTCTCGGACGTCGAGATCGAGTTCCTGTACCTGCTTTCCCAGCAGATCGCCGCAATCATCGAAAATGCCCGGCATCATCGCGCTGTCCTCGTACAGAAGGAACGATACAAAGACATCCTGCAGGGCGTTACTTCCGGCCTCATCGCGACCGATGCCGCCGGCAGGCTCCTTCTTCTGAATAAGGCGGCCGAGCAAATCCTGAAAGTAAAGGCGGCGGATGTCACCGGACATGACGTCCAGCGGATCGGCTCGATGTTCGCCGATATCGTCAATCGCACGTTGCGCGAAGGAAAATCGTTTTGCAGGCATGAGGTGACCGACCCGGCCACCAAAGCGCTCCTCGGCATCAGCACCTCGGTCTTGACCGACGACGCCGGGAAACCCGTCGGTGCGGTCGCGCTCTTCACCGATCTGTCCACCGTCAAGTCCCACGCCGGAATGGATGTCGATGAAGCATGGCAACGCTGCGCGCTGTGCATGGCGCAGGAGATCAAGAACCCGCTGGTCGCCATCCGGACCTTCACCCAATTGTTTCCACAGAATTATGCGGACGAAAAATTCCGAACAGAATTTGCTCAAATTGCGCTCAAGGAGATAGATAAGCTCGATGCCGTCGTCGAGAAACTCCTTAAATTCTCTCAGCCGCTGCAACTTCGTCCGGAACAGGGCAACATCAATAACCTTATCGAAGAGGCCCTCAACCAGGCCCTGCAGGATGCGGACAAGCCAAACGTGGTGATTAACAAAAATTTCGAGACGGCCAACGGCATTGGAATGTTCGACAGGAATCTGCTCGGCGAGGCTTTTGTCCAGGTATTCCGGAATGCGCTGGATTCGATGCCTTCGGGCGGAACCCTGAACATCTCGGCTGCAACTCGAACCGGCGAGACCTCCGCCGCCGGCGCCCAGGGAAATGGGTCCTCGGTGCCGACCGTCACGGAAATTTGTATTTCCGACTCCGGCTCCGGAATCGCACCGGAGGATATGGGCAACCTGTTCAAGCCGTTCTATTCCAAGAAGGTCAAAGGGATGGGCCTCGGCCTGGCGATATCCCGGAAGATCATTCAGGGTCATAAAGGCGACATAAGCGTCTTGAGCGAACCGAACCGAGGGACGACCGTGAAGGTAGTTTTACCACATGGAGCATAA
- a CDS encoding response regulator: protein MEHKMHKILVVDDELSVREALRIILKDNFEVILKDSAEAGLEYLNFNEVDLVFLDILMPGMSGLEALKIIKTRPQPPEVVIVTATRTVKNAVEAMKHGAFEYVTKPFDVDEIKLIAERGIENHHLVLECSSLRQQMENEKERFYKELEGKVRERTAELEEANRKLRETHEQLVRSEKLASLGELVAGVAHELNNKLLPVLAYAQLLKEQKFPDGILRYVDTIERSASAAASVVSSLLNFSRPSSATRNPVDLNATMRETLSLLDYKIKAGRVRVKVELEERIPLTMADEKQIAQVFLNIINNAFQAMEPNGGELNIRSTRKGDNIFFTFTDTGCGISEEHMLKIFDPFFSTKGSGGTGLGLSVSHGLISAHKGEITVKSKVGKGTTFTIRLPITRVMEESAVKEEPIRYTPQRTKPRVLVAEDDPDCMLAITDILKAEHEVISVCNGQEAVKNLKKENFDLLIVDCRMPGLNGVELYRWLIENKSELQRRVIFMTGDIFVPEIKSFLEKSGCPYITKPFVMDDFKRTITAALTAP from the coding sequence ATGGAGCATAAGATGCATAAAATTCTTGTGGTCGATGACGAATTAAGCGTGCGCGAAGCGTTGCGCATCATCTTGAAGGACAACTTCGAGGTTATCCTGAAGGATTCCGCCGAAGCGGGACTCGAATACTTGAATTTCAATGAAGTGGATCTCGTGTTTCTCGATATCCTGATGCCGGGGATGTCGGGGCTCGAGGCGCTCAAGATCATCAAAACGCGGCCGCAGCCGCCGGAGGTAGTCATCGTTACGGCGACGCGTACCGTAAAGAACGCCGTCGAGGCGATGAAGCACGGCGCATTCGAATACGTAACCAAGCCCTTCGACGTCGATGAGATCAAGTTGATCGCCGAGCGCGGAATCGAAAATCATCACCTCGTCCTTGAGTGCTCATCGCTCAGGCAGCAGATGGAAAACGAGAAGGAGCGGTTTTACAAGGAGCTCGAGGGCAAGGTGCGCGAGCGGACGGCGGAGCTCGAGGAAGCCAACCGGAAACTGCGGGAGACACATGAGCAGCTGGTGCGGTCGGAAAAACTGGCGTCTCTCGGCGAGTTGGTCGCAGGGGTCGCCCACGAACTCAACAATAAGCTGCTGCCCGTCCTCGCGTACGCGCAACTGCTGAAAGAGCAGAAATTCCCCGACGGCATCCTGCGCTACGTCGATACCATTGAGCGTTCGGCCTCGGCCGCGGCCTCGGTCGTCAGTTCGCTGCTGAATTTCTCGCGTCCCTCAAGCGCCACCAGAAACCCGGTGGACCTGAACGCGACCATGCGGGAAACCCTTTCTTTGCTCGATTACAAGATCAAGGCCGGCCGCGTGCGCGTCAAAGTCGAGCTCGAGGAAAGGATTCCGCTTACCATGGCGGATGAAAAGCAGATCGCCCAGGTGTTCCTCAACATCATCAATAATGCGTTTCAGGCGATGGAGCCGAACGGAGGCGAACTGAACATTCGCTCCACGCGAAAAGGCGACAACATCTTCTTCACGTTCACCGATACCGGCTGCGGGATTTCCGAGGAACACATGCTGAAAATCTTCGACCCCTTCTTCTCAACGAAAGGCAGCGGAGGCACCGGCCTCGGCCTCAGCGTCTCGCACGGATTGATTAGCGCCCACAAGGGCGAGATCACCGTAAAAAGCAAAGTGGGCAAGGGGACCACGTTCACCATTCGACTTCCCATCACGAGAGTCATGGAAGAAAGCGCTGTCAAGGAGGAACCGATCCGCTATACTCCTCAGAGGACAAAGCCCCGCGTTCTCGTCGCGGAGGATGATCCCGATTGCATGCTGGCGATCACCGATATTCTGAAGGCCGAACATGAGGTTATTTCGGTGTGCAATGGCCAGGAGGCGGTGAAAAACCTGAAGAAGGAGAATTTCGACCTCCTGATTGTGGATTGCAGAATGCCGGGCTTGAACGGGGTGGAATTGTATCGGTGGCTCATCGAGAACAAGAGCGAGCTCCAGCGGCGCGTCATCTTCATGACCGGCGATATTTTCGTGCCCGAAATCAAGTCCTTCCTAGAGAAATCCGGCTGTCCGTACATCACGAAACCGTTCGTTATGGATGACTTCAAGCGAACGATTACCGCCGCTCTCACGGCGCCATAG